Proteins found in one Synechococcus sp. LA31 genomic segment:
- a CDS encoding IS481 family transposase: MHSHPNARLTQKSRLRLVNQHLQDRRPLAELAAEAGISLRCAYKWLARYRSGGAASLADRRSVRRTQRRTLDPRQLQQAVDLRHQRLHLRHIARLLVAPFSTVARVLNRLGLGRLRNLEPKPPVQRYEREHPGELIHIDVKKLARFRKVGHRITGNRQQGRSTGVGYDRVHVAIDDATRLAYVEVLADEQQATAIGFMSRAVAWFNSQGVECRQVMSDNGPAYVSRSFAKACKVLGLRHIRTRPYTPRTNGKAERFIQTLCREWAYGMPFQNSEERNQWLPRYLSIYNRLRKHTALGGRSPQQRLNELLC, from the coding sequence ATGCATAGCCATCCCAATGCCCGACTGACACAGAAGAGCCGTCTCAGGCTCGTCAATCAACACCTCCAAGACCGTCGTCCCCTCGCTGAACTGGCTGCAGAAGCAGGCATCAGTCTCCGCTGCGCCTACAAGTGGCTGGCCCGCTACCGCTCAGGTGGTGCTGCTTCTCTGGCTGATCGACGGAGTGTTCGCCGCACCCAGCGGCGGACGCTCGATCCGCGGCAACTGCAGCAGGCCGTGGATCTCCGTCACCAACGCCTCCACCTCCGCCACATCGCCAGGCTTCTGGTCGCACCCTTCTCCACCGTGGCCAGGGTGCTCAACCGCCTTGGTCTGGGGCGGTTGCGGAATCTCGAGCCCAAACCTCCAGTCCAGCGCTACGAGCGGGAGCATCCCGGAGAGCTGATCCATATCGACGTCAAAAAGCTCGCCCGCTTTCGCAAAGTCGGTCACCGCATCACTGGCAACCGCCAGCAGGGCCGCTCCACGGGCGTTGGCTACGACCGCGTCCACGTCGCCATTGATGACGCCACACGGCTTGCTTATGTCGAGGTGCTCGCGGACGAGCAGCAGGCCACGGCCATTGGCTTTATGAGCCGAGCTGTGGCTTGGTTCAACAGTCAGGGCGTCGAGTGCCGGCAGGTCATGTCTGACAACGGTCCCGCCTACGTCTCACGCAGCTTTGCCAAGGCGTGCAAGGTCCTGGGCCTCAGGCACATCCGCACCAGGCCCTACACGCCGAGGACCAACGGCAAAGCCGAACGGTTCATCCAGACCCTGTGCCGGGAATGGGCCTACGGGATGCCGTTCCAGAACTCAGAAGAACGCAATCAGTGGCTGCCTCGCTACCTGTCGATCTATAACCGTCTCAGGAAGCACACAGCACTCGGCGGCCGATCACCTCAGCAGCGGCTCAACGAGCTGCTCTGCTGA
- a CDS encoding class I SAM-dependent methyltransferase, which produces MAVQVLSEAQRRKWDSSDDQLFYAEPRFVQHLDAGFRDRLTQLYRDRIPERAVVLDLMSSWVSHLPDEVIYERVIGHGLNEKELAANRRLDSHWMQNLNLNQEIPLKSGSVDAVLIVAGWQYLQYPEAVAAELLRITRPGGQVIVSFSNRMFFTKAPQVWADGSDRDHLGYVAEVLMAQGWSKPELVAEETRAQGLKGLVGGKGDPFFSVMATRPE; this is translated from the coding sequence GTGGCGGTTCAGGTGCTCAGTGAGGCCCAGCGCCGCAAGTGGGATAGCAGCGATGATCAGCTCTTTTACGCCGAGCCCCGCTTCGTGCAGCACCTGGATGCTGGGTTCCGTGACCGCCTCACCCAGCTGTACCGCGATCGAATTCCAGAGAGGGCAGTGGTGCTCGATTTGATGTCGAGTTGGGTGTCGCACCTTCCCGACGAAGTGATCTACGAGCGGGTGATCGGGCACGGGCTCAATGAGAAAGAGTTGGCGGCGAATCGGCGGCTGGATAGCCACTGGATGCAGAACCTCAACCTCAATCAGGAGATCCCTCTGAAGAGCGGCAGTGTGGATGCCGTGCTGATCGTGGCCGGATGGCAATACCTCCAATACCCCGAAGCGGTGGCGGCCGAACTGCTGCGCATCACCCGCCCTGGCGGGCAGGTGATCGTGTCGTTCTCCAACCGTATGTTTTTCACCAAGGCGCCGCAGGTGTGGGCCGATGGCAGTGATCGCGATCACCTCGGCTACGTGGCGGAGGTGTTGATGGCGCAGGGGTGGTCGAAGCCCGAGCTGGTGGCCGAGGAGACACGCGCTCAGGGCTTGAAGGGCCTGGTGGGTGGCAAGGGCGATCCTTTCTTTTCGGTGATGGCCACCAGGCCTGAATGA
- a CDS encoding DJ-1/PfpI family protein has product MTFGILIFPNVEELDFVGPWEMLTTWQQVAGGPKCLVVSEHAGPINCAKGLSVNPHVTFEDCPPLDYLLVPGGQGTRVEVTNTKLLEFVATRSKGCQAILSICTGSFVLHAAGLLTGKKATTHWGSLERLRALGNVTVVEERFVQDENLWSSAGISAGIDMTLAFIAAVAGEESASRVQLASEYYPSSKRYGSCHNTNPAAPAYARDT; this is encoded by the coding sequence ATGACCTTCGGAATACTCATCTTCCCCAACGTCGAGGAACTCGACTTCGTTGGCCCGTGGGAAATGCTCACGACGTGGCAGCAGGTAGCAGGTGGACCAAAGTGCCTCGTGGTCTCGGAGCATGCTGGACCAATCAATTGCGCGAAGGGCCTCTCGGTCAACCCGCACGTCACCTTCGAAGACTGTCCGCCGCTGGACTACCTGCTTGTGCCTGGTGGGCAAGGAACCCGAGTTGAAGTCACGAATACAAAGCTCCTTGAGTTCGTTGCTACTCGCAGTAAAGGATGCCAGGCGATTCTCTCCATCTGCACTGGCTCATTTGTGCTGCATGCCGCCGGTCTTCTAACAGGCAAGAAGGCAACGACACACTGGGGATCACTTGAACGATTGCGAGCACTTGGCAACGTCACCGTAGTCGAAGAGCGCTTCGTTCAAGACGAGAACTTATGGTCTTCTGCAGGAATTTCGGCAGGCATTGACATGACCCTCGCGTTCATTGCAGCAGTGGCAGGCGAGGAATCCGCATCAAGGGTTCAACTCGCTTCGGAGTACTACCCGTCAAGCAAGCGCTATGGCTCGTGCCACAACACCAATCCCGCGGCGCCTGCCTACGCGAGGGATACCTAA
- a CDS encoding PfkB family carbohydrate kinase produces the protein MSADQPAETEHLADLITPNIHEARLLSGEVVKEVSDVERAAERLLVMGPQAVLIKGGGLPGLRGRDYLLQSSGSGQWLQHALVETAHSHGSGCTLGAAITAERAKGLPLVDAVRAAKTFVENGLRTGLAIGAGQGPLCHWHPLL, from the coding sequence TTGTCAGCTGACCAACCTGCTGAGACTGAACACCTAGCTGACCTCATCACCCCCAACATCCATGAGGCTCGCCTGCTTAGTGGCGAGGTGGTGAAGGAGGTGTCGGATGTGGAGCGCGCTGCCGAGCGGCTGCTGGTGATGGGCCCACAGGCAGTGTTGATCAAAGGCGGGGGGCTGCCGGGGCTGCGCGGACGCGACTACCTGCTGCAGAGCAGCGGCTCGGGCCAATGGCTTCAGCATGCCCTGGTGGAAACGGCCCACAGCCATGGCAGCGGGTGCACCCTCGGGGCGGCGATCACCGCCGAGCGGGCGAAGGGGCTGCCCCTGGTGGATGCTGTGCGGGCTGCGAAAACCTTCGTGGAAAACGGTTTGCGCACAGGGCTGGCCATCGGGGCAGGCCAAGGCCCACTGTGTCATTGGCACCCGTTGCTCTAA